One genomic window of Manihot esculenta cultivar AM560-2 chromosome 16, M.esculenta_v8, whole genome shotgun sequence includes the following:
- the LOC110603624 gene encoding receptor-like serine/threonine-protein kinase ALE2, translating to MGAVLPATLQLVKLCVICFIFTIQGSTGYNFSPSPAIFSEIPPTEGTTAPIRRPFRSNVAGSVSQPNGSDLAPPLALPPPMAAPLPPHEIRGLVPSFSPSSPIARIPDNAAPPPVVFEGHGPLLSPSIPTVNPPYNTAAPPLTAERHEAAVPPNPSLGNEPIRHSPVLVPVTTPTNDLPPDSPIIHPNAPATSPIIHPSEPEISPPSTHHSNTSWASIPAASPPRKLGRNKPSVHPIAPAIMPSVSPVPVVSPIGQLPQNSPKIHPVIPGEAPSEVSGYPDTSHASAPTPIIDWKKDGSPVAAPPDETSKHLPSANHSPAEAPSTHKAMKHPYEAAVPSLFTPASSPSIPFHKENHARTEINSPGSSLSPSPSEQQGPAISPSLLPTNRQAHDAPPLSSASAPHYPYPFSMPVTNVSPAPSPSPTAASGWTIMPVLSPKVSSSGSSSRGPKMPLPPPVQAFPPPPPNEDCSATVCVEPYTNTPPGSPCGCVLPMQVGLQLNVALYTFFPLVSELAQEIAAGVFMKQSQVRVMGANAAGQQPEKTIVLIDLVSLGERFDKMTALLIYQRFWHKQVAIKNSLFGDYEVLYVRYPGLPPSPPSAPSGITIIDDGPYSGNGNNARTVKPLGVDIRKRQQKDGLGGGIIAIIALSASVALVLCSAVAWLLVVRHRGRTSLPIPTLHPLPTSIAKPSGTTASVIGSGPTSASLSFGSSIAPYTGSAKSFSANDIEKATNKFDASRILGEGGFGLVYSGTLEDGTKVAVKVLKRDDHQGDREFLAEIEMLSRLHHRNLVKLIGICTEERARCLVYELIPNGSVESHLHGVDKESAPLDWDARVKIALGAARGLAYLHEDSSPRVIHRDFKASNILLEHDFTPKVSDFGLARTAMDEENRHISTRVMGTFGYVAPEYAMTGHLLVKSDVYSYGVVLLELLTGRKPVDMSQPPGEENLVAWARPLLTSKEGLETIIDPSLGPDVPFDSVAKVAAIASMCVQLEVSHRPFMGEVVQALKLVCNECDEAKEVGSTSSRSQDFSVDMDVGIGAGSGKLPDPFQIQTIVPDYDSEPALERGLSMSRLLSTSVRYGRQASGSFRRYSSSGPLRTGRSRHLWQRMRRLTGEIASEHRFSFRRWSDSH from the exons ATGGGTGCTGTGCTGCCAGCCACTCTTCAGCTGGTGAAACTGTGTGTCATTTGCTTTATTTTCACTATTCAAGGATCTACAG GATACAATTTTTCCCCATCTCCAGCAATTTTTTCTGAGATTCCTCCTACAGAAGGAACAACTGCTCCCATAAGAAGGCCATTCAGAAGCAATGTGGCAGGCTCAGTATCTCAGCCAAATG GATCTGATTTAGCTCCTCCACTTGCATTACCACCACCCATGGCTGCGCCTTTGCCACCCCATGAAATTAGAGGGCTTGTACCATCTTTTTCACCTAGCAGCCCAATAGCAAGGATACCTGATAATGCAGCTCCTCCACCAGTAGTTTTTGAAGGACATGGGCCATTACTGTCACCAAGTATTCCTACTGTGAATCCACCATATAATACGGCAGCTCCACCATTAACTGCTGAAAGACATGAAGCAGCCGTGCCTCCAAATCCTTCTCTTGGAAATGAACCAATTAGACATAGTCCCGTTTTGGTGCCAG TTACAACACCCACAAACGATTTGCCTCCTGATTCACCAATTATCCATCCAAATGCACCTGCAACTTCACCAATTATCCACCCAAGTGAACCTGAAATTTCACCGCCTAGCACGCATCATAGTAATACATCATGGGCTTCTATACCAG CTGCATCTCCACCAAGGAAATTGGGCCGAAACAAGCCATCAGTCCATCCAATTGCACCAGCAATAATGCCATCTGTATCACCTG TTCCTGTTGTATCACCAATAGGACAATTGCCCCAAAATTCACCAAAAATCCACCCTGTTATACCTGGAGAAGCACCTTCTGAAGTATCAGGTT atcctgatacctCTCACGCATCAGCTCCTACCCCAATCATTGACTGGAAAAAAGATGGAAGTCCTGTTGCTGCACCACCAGACGAAACATCCAAACATTTACCATCTGCAAACCATTCCCCAGCTGAAG CTCCTTCAACACACAAAGCCATGAAACACCCATATGAGGCTGCAGTTCCATCTTTATTTACTCCTGCATCTTCACCTTCTATCCCATTTCACAAGGAGAACCATGCAAGGACCGAAATCAATAGTCCTGGTTCTTCATTATCTCCTTCCCCTTCAGAACAGCAAG GTCCAGCTATCTCTCCATCATTGCTTCCAACAAATAGGCAAGCACACGATGCTCCGCCCCTTAGTTCAG CTTCTGCACCACATTACCCTTACCCATTTTCTATGCCAGTTACCAATGTCTCACCTGCTCCTTCGCCCTCTCCAACAGCGGCATCTGGCTGGACCATAA TGCCCGTCCTTTCCCCTAAAGTTTCTTCCTCTGGGTCTTCATCAAGGGGTCCAAAAATGCCACTTCCCCCACCAGTTCAAGCAttcccacctccacctcctaaTGAAG ATTGTTCAGCAACTGTTTGTGTGGAGCCATACACAAATACTCCACCCGGATCTCCATGCGGATGTGTCTTGCCCATGCAAGTTGGACTGCAACTCAATGTTGCACTATATACCTTTTTCCCCTTGGTTTCAGAGCTTGCTCAGGAAATTGCTGCTGGTGTTTTTATGAAACAAAGTCAAGTTCGAGTTATGGGAGCAAATGCTGCTGGCCAACAACCAGAGAAGACCATTGTCCTCATTGACTTGGTTTCCCTTGGAGAAAGATTTGATAAAATGACTGCACTTTTGATTTATCAGAGATTCTGGCATAAACAAGTAGCAATAAAAAATTCACTTTTTGGTGATTATGAAGTGTTATATGTGCGGTATCCAG GTCTACCCCCTTCTCCGCCTTCTGCGCCTTCTGGCATTACTATAATAGATGATGGACCGTATTCAGGCAATGGCAACAATGCAAGGACAGTAAAGCCCCTTGGGGTTGACATACGAAAAAGACAACAAAAAGATGGGCTTGGTGGTGGCATAATTGCTATTATTGCTCTGTCAGCTTCTGTAGCACTAGTTTTATGCTCTGCTGTCGCTTGGCTGTTGGTGGTTAGACATAGAGGCCGCACGAGTCTACCAATACCAACTTTGCATCCTTTGCCAACTTCAATTGCAAAACCATCAG gAACAACTGCCTCAGTGATTGGAAGTGGTCCTACTTCTGCGTCCTTGTCATTTGGATCTAGTATTGCACCTTATACAGGATCAGCCAAGTCCTTTAGTGCAAATGATATAGAAAAAGCTACAAATAAATTTGATGCTTCAAGAATACTTGGGGAAGGTGGCTTTGGGCTTGTTTACAGCGGTACTCTTGAAGATGGGACCAAAGTGGCAGTGAAAGTTCTGAAGAGGGATGATCATCAAGGTGATCGAGAATTCTTGGCAGAGATCGAAATGCTTAGCCGTCTTCATCACAGAAATCTGGTCAAGTTGATTGGTATATGTACAGAGGAGCGTGCACGCTGCTTGGTGTATGAACTTATACCAAATGGCAGTGTGGAATCTCATTTGCATG GGGTTGATAAGGAATCTGCTCCACTTGATTGGGATGCACGGGTCAAGATAGCACTAGGTGCAGCTCGAGGTCTTGCTTATCTACATGAAGATTCAAGTCCTCGTGTCATACACAGGGACTTCAAGGCTAGCAACATCTTGTTAGAACATGATTTCACACCAAAAGTTTCTGACTTTGGTTTGGCTCGAACTGCCATGGATGAGGAGAACAGACACATATCAACCCGTGTAATGGGGACTTTTGG GTATGTGGCTCCAGAGTATGCCATGACTGGTCATCTTCTTGTAAAGAGTGATGTATATAGCTACGGTGTAGTCCTTTTGGAGCTCTTAACTGGAAGAAAACCAGTTGACATGTCACAGCCACCTGGTGAAGAGAACCTAGTTGCATGGGCCCGTCCGCTTTTAACAAGTAAAGAGGGGCTGGAAACAATTATTGATCCATCTCTAGGACCTGATGTCCCTTTTGACAGTGTAGCCAAAGTAGCAGCCATTGCTTCAATGTGTGTGCAACTGGAGGTATCGCACCGTCCTTTTATGGGGGAGGTCGTGCAGGCGCTGAAACTAGTATGCAACGAGTGCGATGAGGCAAAAGAAGTAGGTTCAACAAGTTCCAGGAGCCAGGATTTTTCTGTTGATATGGATGTTGGAATCGGTGCTGGCTCAGGAAAGTTGCCGGATCCTTTCCAGATCCAAACTATAGTACCGGATTATGATTCTGAGCCGGCTTTAGAGAGGGGATTATCAATGTCACGGTTGTTGAGTACGTCGGTCAGGTATGGGAGGCAGGCATCTGGATCATTTAGGAGATACTCTAGCTCAGGTCCATTGCGAACAGGGAGGAGCAGACATTTGTGGCAGAGAATGAGGAGATTGACTGGAGAAATTGCGAGCGAGCACAGGTTTAGCTTCAGACGATGGTCAGATTCACATTGA
- the LOC110602943 gene encoding transmembrane protein 258 — protein sequence MSPKPITSPVPVTWYPTLAVSMLAIGLVITASFFIYEATSSRRNRSLAKELTTGAFASFFLGFGTLFLLLASGVYV from the exons ATG TCTCCAAAACCGATCACGAGCCCCGTTCCTGTGACATGGTATCCAACCCTAGCCGTCTCTATGCTTGCGATAGGCCTTGTGATCACTGCTTCCTTCTTCAT CTATGAAGCAACCTCATCTAGGCGAAACCGCAGTCTTGCCAAGGAGCTTACAACAGGAGCATTTGCATCTTTCTTTCTG GGTTTCGGGACTTTGTTCCTGCTGCTTGCTTCTGGTGTTTATGTTTAG